In Pseudomonas sp. R76, one genomic interval encodes:
- a CDS encoding cation acetate symporter, whose translation MIRRLLAVLGASVFAPAVWAAEALTGEVHKQPLNIPAILMFVAFVGATLCITYWASKRNKSAADYYAAGGKITGFQNGLAIAGDYMSAASFLGISALVFTSGYDGLIYSIGFLVGWPIILFLIAERLRNLGKYTFADVASYRLGQTQIRSLSACGSLVVVAFYLIAQMVGAGKLIQLLFGLDYHVAVILVGILMCMYVLFGGMLATTWVQIIKAVLLLSGASFMALMVMKHVNFDFNTLFSEAIKVHPKGEAIMSPGGLVKDPISAFSLGLALMFGTAGLPHILMRFFTVSDAKEARKSVLYATGFIGYFYILTFIIGFGAILLVSTNPAFKDAAGALLGGNNMAAVHLANAVGGSIFLGFISAVAFATILAVVAGLTLAGASAVSHDLYASVIKKGKANEKDEIRVSKITTVALGVLAIGLGILFESQNIAFMVGLAFSIAASCNFPVLLLSMYWKNLTTRGAMIGGWLGLISAVGLMILGPTIWVSILHHEKAIFPYEYPALFSMIIAFVGIWFFSITDKSAAAEKERALYFPQFVRSQTGLGASGAVNH comes from the coding sequence ATGATCCGTCGTCTATTGGCTGTACTCGGCGCTTCGGTCTTTGCGCCTGCCGTTTGGGCGGCGGAAGCATTGACCGGCGAAGTGCATAAACAACCGCTGAATATCCCTGCGATCCTGATGTTCGTCGCTTTCGTTGGCGCGACCTTGTGCATCACCTACTGGGCATCCAAGCGCAACAAATCGGCGGCCGACTACTATGCGGCCGGCGGCAAGATCACCGGTTTCCAGAACGGCCTGGCGATTGCTGGCGACTACATGTCGGCGGCGTCCTTCCTGGGGATTTCCGCGCTGGTGTTCACCTCCGGCTACGATGGCCTGATCTACTCGATCGGCTTCCTGGTGGGCTGGCCGATCATTCTGTTCCTGATCGCCGAGCGCCTGCGTAACCTGGGCAAGTACACCTTTGCCGACGTGGCGTCCTATCGCCTGGGGCAAACCCAGATCCGCAGCCTGTCGGCGTGTGGCTCGCTGGTGGTGGTGGCGTTCTACCTGATCGCGCAGATGGTCGGTGCGGGCAAGTTGATCCAGCTGCTGTTCGGCCTGGATTACCACGTTGCGGTGATCCTGGTGGGGATCCTGATGTGCATGTACGTGTTGTTCGGCGGCATGCTCGCGACCACTTGGGTGCAGATCATCAAGGCCGTGCTGTTGCTGTCCGGTGCCTCGTTCATGGCGCTGATGGTGATGAAGCACGTCAACTTCGACTTCAACACGCTGTTCTCCGAAGCGATCAAGGTTCACCCTAAAGGTGAAGCGATCATGAGCCCGGGTGGCCTGGTAAAAGACCCGATCTCGGCATTCTCCTTAGGGCTTGCGCTGATGTTCGGTACGGCCGGCCTGCCGCACATCCTGATGCGCTTCTTCACCGTAAGCGACGCCAAGGAAGCGCGTAAGAGCGTGTTGTATGCCACCGGCTTCATCGGCTACTTCTACATCCTGACCTTTATCATCGGCTTTGGCGCGATCCTGCTGGTCAGCACCAACCCGGCGTTCAAGGACGCGGCAGGCGCCCTGCTGGGCGGTAACAACATGGCGGCGGTGCACCTGGCCAACGCGGTGGGCGGCAGCATCTTCCTGGGCTTCATCTCGGCTGTGGCCTTTGCCACCATCCTGGCGGTGGTTGCCGGTTTGACCCTGGCCGGTGCGTCGGCGGTGTCCCATGACCTGTACGCCAGCGTGATCAAGAAAGGCAAGGCCAACGAAAAGGATGAGATTCGCGTGTCGAAGATCACCACCGTAGCCTTGGGTGTATTGGCCATCGGCCTGGGTATCCTGTTCGAAAGCCAGAACATCGCGTTCATGGTGGGCCTGGCGTTCTCCATTGCTGCCAGCTGTAACTTCCCGGTGCTGCTGCTTTCCATGTACTGGAAAAACCTCACCACCCGTGGCGCCATGATTGGCGGCTGGCTGGGCTTGATCAGTGCCGTAGGCCTGATGATCCTTGGCCCAACCATCTGGGTGTCGATCCTGCACCATGAAAAAGCCATCTTCCCGTACGAATACCCGGCGTTGTTCTCGATGATCATCGCGTTCGTGGGTATCTGGTTCTTCTCCATCACCGACAAGTCGGCGGCGGCAGAGAAAGAGCGTGCGCTGTACTTCCCGCAGTTTGTGCGTTCGCAGACTGGCCTGGGGGCGAGTGGGGCGGTGAATCACTAA